Proteins encoded in a region of the Gammaproteobacteria bacterium genome:
- a CDS encoding YbaB/EbfC family nucleoid-associated protein: MTDLNALMKQAKEMQEQMQKAQEEALNKIAEGESGAGMVKVTMNGRHDIKEVRLADDLLKEDKAIVEDLIAAAVNDAVRKIEEMNKDALSSMASGFKLPEGFKFPF; this comes from the coding sequence GTGACAGATTTGAACGCATTGATGAAACAGGCAAAGGAAATGCAGGAGCAGATGCAGAAGGCCCAGGAGGAGGCGCTGAACAAAATCGCTGAGGGTGAGTCCGGAGCAGGGATGGTGAAGGTGACTATGAACGGACGTCATGATATCAAGGAGGTCAGGCTGGCTGACGACCTGCTTAAAGAAGACAAGGCAATAGTCGAGGACCTGATTGCCGCTGCGGTGAACGATGCGGTCAGGAAGATAGAGGAGATGAACAAAGATGCCCTGTCGAGCATGGCTTCCGGGTTCAAGTTGCCTGAAGGATTCAAATTCCCGTTTTAG
- a CDS encoding YcgN family cysteine cluster protein, producing the protein MSELPFWERPLESLNTEEWEQLCDGCGRCCLQKLSDEETGEIFYTRVVCRYFDEQSSRCRCYGSRSEKVPDCLRVREHDIGSLSWIPDTCAYKLRHQGKPLFDWHPLLSGSRDAMEQQGIAVAGRTIDERHVHPDGLEEHIITWVSANG; encoded by the coding sequence GTGTCGGAATTGCCCTTCTGGGAGCGACCGCTGGAGTCGCTGAACACCGAGGAGTGGGAACAGCTTTGCGATGGCTGCGGGCGCTGCTGCCTGCAAAAATTGAGCGATGAAGAGACCGGGGAGATTTTCTACACCCGTGTCGTCTGTCGCTATTTCGATGAGCAGAGCAGTCGCTGCAGATGTTACGGCAGCCGTAGTGAAAAAGTGCCCGACTGCCTGCGGGTTCGGGAGCATGACATCGGGTCGTTGAGCTGGATTCCTGACACCTGCGCGTACAAATTGCGCCACCAGGGTAAACCGCTGTTCGACTGGCATCCTTTACTTTCAGGATCACGGGATGCCATGGAGCAACAGGGTATCGCCGTGGCCGGCCGGACGATAGATGAACGGCATGTTCACCCGGACGGTCTCGAAGAACACATAATCACTTGGGTATCGGCAAATGGTTGA
- a CDS encoding MoxR family ATPase: protein MSFTGTSEYVASEQLQMAVNAAVQLQRPLLIKGEPGTGKTLLAEQVAKAMDMPLYQWHIKSTTKAQQGLYEYDAVSRLRDSQLGDEKVHDIANYILKGKVWQAFDSERQAVLLIDEIDKADIEFPNDLLLEIDRMEFHVYETRETVKARHRPVIIITSNNEKELPDAFLRRCFFHYIDFPDPQTMEKIVEVHYPGIKKQLVSQAMDIFFDVRKVPGLKKKPSTSELIDWLKLLMADDIPEDVLKNHDSRRAIPPLYGALLKNEQDVQLLEKLAFMHRSKS, encoded by the coding sequence ATGAGTTTTACCGGCACCAGTGAATACGTAGCCAGTGAGCAACTGCAAATGGCGGTCAATGCCGCGGTGCAGTTACAACGCCCCTTGCTGATCAAGGGTGAACCCGGGACCGGCAAGACCCTGCTCGCCGAGCAGGTTGCCAAGGCGATGGATATGCCCCTGTACCAGTGGCATATCAAGTCCACTACCAAGGCGCAACAGGGGCTCTATGAGTATGACGCTGTATCGAGATTGCGGGATTCCCAGCTGGGTGATGAAAAAGTCCACGATATTGCCAACTATATCCTGAAAGGTAAGGTCTGGCAGGCCTTTGATTCAGAGCGTCAGGCGGTTTTGCTGATTGACGAAATCGACAAGGCTGATATTGAGTTTCCCAACGACCTGCTGCTGGAAATCGACCGCATGGAGTTTCATGTTTATGAAACCCGCGAAACAGTCAAAGCCCGCCATCGCCCCGTCATCATTATTACCAGTAACAATGAAAAGGAATTGCCTGACGCTTTTCTGAGGCGCTGTTTTTTCCACTACATAGATTTTCCTGATCCGCAGACCATGGAAAAAATAGTGGAGGTGCATTACCCCGGTATAAAAAAGCAGCTGGTCAGTCAGGCCATGGATATATTCTTCGACGTAAGGAAAGTACCTGGTTTGAAGAAAAAACCTTCAACCTCCGAATTGATAGACTGGCTGAAGCTGTTAATGGCCGACGATATTCCTGAGGATGTCCTGAAAAACCATGACAGCCGCAGAGCTATCCCGCCACTGTATGGCGCGTTGCTGAAGAATGAGCAGGATGTGCAGTTGCTTGAGAAGCTGGCATTCATGCATCGGTCCAAATCCTGA
- a CDS encoding pyrroloquinoline quinone-dependent dehydrogenase — MGKNTALALLLAGTLYSIDVLAVDVDWPHYGSDLGSSKYAPLDQINADNVDQLEIAWVWDSVDNATVAQGQAEGNFSARPGGWKATPIVVDGVMYVPTSFGRVVALDPASGEQQWMFDTNAWQMGRPANLGFNVRGVAYWEEGEDKRIFFATYDSYLWSLDAETGQPVADFGDAGRIDLTLGLGREVERGLYGVVSPPLVTNGVVVVNSIVHDAPPNKEMPPGHVRAFNPRNGEQVWMFHTIPQAGEFGNDTWEDGSWEYTGNTNSWTIMSADEDLGLVYIPIGTPTNDWYGGLRKGDNLFAESLVAVRAETGEYVWHFQMVHHGVWDYDLPAAPTLVDITVAGKPIKAVAQISKQGFTYVFDRVTGEPVWPIEERSVPQSSVPGERLSPTQPFPTRPAPFEYQGISDETLIDFTPELRAEALQNIERFDYGPLFTPPSLRGTIQLPGWMGGGEWHGAAFDPDTGLYYIPSGTTPIVVELRDADPERSNLVYRRGGARGVAGPSGLPLTKPPYGRITAIDLDTGEHEWMVPHGEGIRQQIIDRGIIDPGPVGSDNRVGPVLTRTLLFAAQRDNERNLLRALDKATGEVLAEIDLPLPPQGTPMTYMIDDRQYIAIAVGGGGDARLVAVALP, encoded by the coding sequence ATGGGAAAAAATACTGCGCTGGCCCTGCTGTTGGCGGGTACGCTTTACTCCATCGACGTTCTGGCGGTCGACGTCGACTGGCCGCATTATGGCAGTGATCTGGGGTCTTCGAAATATGCTCCCCTGGACCAGATCAATGCTGACAATGTCGATCAGCTGGAGATCGCCTGGGTCTGGGACAGTGTCGATAACGCCACAGTCGCCCAGGGCCAGGCGGAAGGTAACTTTTCAGCCAGGCCTGGCGGGTGGAAAGCAACGCCCATCGTGGTCGATGGTGTCATGTATGTGCCCACCTCTTTCGGGCGAGTCGTCGCCCTTGATCCCGCCAGCGGTGAGCAGCAATGGATGTTCGACACAAATGCCTGGCAAATGGGCCGACCTGCCAACCTTGGCTTTAACGTCAGGGGCGTTGCTTACTGGGAGGAGGGGGAAGATAAGCGCATCTTCTTTGCGACTTACGATTCCTACCTGTGGTCATTGGATGCCGAAACAGGACAGCCTGTCGCCGACTTTGGCGACGCTGGCCGCATTGATCTGACGCTGGGTCTGGGCCGGGAGGTCGAGCGTGGCCTGTACGGTGTGGTGTCCCCGCCACTGGTGACCAATGGCGTGGTGGTAGTCAATTCCATTGTGCACGATGCGCCGCCCAACAAGGAGATGCCGCCAGGCCACGTGCGCGCCTTCAACCCGCGAAATGGCGAGCAGGTGTGGATGTTTCATACCATTCCCCAGGCCGGCGAATTTGGCAACGACACCTGGGAAGACGGCTCGTGGGAATACACGGGCAATACCAATTCCTGGACCATCATGAGTGCCGATGAGGACCTGGGCCTGGTCTATATTCCGATCGGTACCCCCACTAACGACTGGTACGGTGGATTGCGCAAGGGCGACAACCTGTTTGCCGAGAGCCTTGTCGCCGTGCGGGCAGAGACCGGTGAATATGTCTGGCATTTCCAGATGGTCCATCACGGCGTGTGGGACTACGATCTGCCGGCCGCGCCCACTCTGGTGGATATCACCGTGGCGGGCAAACCCATCAAAGCGGTGGCGCAGATTTCCAAACAGGGTTTTACCTATGTGTTCGATCGGGTTACCGGCGAACCGGTGTGGCCTATTGAAGAAAGATCGGTACCTCAAAGCAGCGTACCGGGCGAACGACTGTCACCAACGCAACCATTTCCGACCAGGCCCGCGCCTTTCGAGTACCAGGGGATCAGTGACGAAACGTTGATTGACTTTACGCCGGAGTTGCGCGCAGAGGCCCTGCAGAACATCGAGCGCTTCGACTACGGCCCTCTGTTCACACCACCGTCGTTGCGCGGAACTATTCAGCTCCCTGGCTGGATGGGTGGGGGCGAGTGGCACGGCGCTGCATTTGATCCTGATACCGGGCTCTATTACATTCCGTCCGGTACCACGCCCATTGTCGTCGAGCTGCGTGATGCAGATCCGGAGCGTAGCAACCTGGTTTACCGGCGGGGTGGGGCACGTGGCGTGGCCGGTCCCAGTGGCCTGCCTCTCACCAAACCACCCTACGGGCGGATTACTGCAATAGACCTGGATACCGGCGAACACGAGTGGATGGTGCCCCATGGTGAGGGTATCCGGCAGCAGATAATTGATAGGGGCATCATCGATCCCGGCCCGGTCGGCAGCGATAATCGGGTGGGGCCGGTTCTGACCCGTACCCTGCTGTTTGCGGCCCAGCGGGATAACGAACGCAATCTGCTCAGAGCCCTAGACAAGGCGACCGGGGAAGTACTGGCCGAGATTGACCTGCCACTGCCGCCGCAGGGCACGCCGATGACCTATATGATTGATGACCGGCAATACATCGCCATTGCCGTCGGCGGCGGTGGCGATGCCAGGCTGGTAGCTGTGGCGTTACCCTGA
- a CDS encoding septal ring lytic transglycosylase RlpA family protein, whose product MFVKLKLILLLIPVLATACTSVPQANSSSWAGFKQDGKASFYAAKYQSRQTASGERFNQAARTAAHKNLPFGSLVRVKNVENGETVIVRINDRGPFVEGRIIDLSRSAFADIADTRLGVIDVEIEVLN is encoded by the coding sequence ATGTTTGTAAAACTCAAACTTATCCTGTTGCTGATACCCGTTCTGGCAACTGCCTGCACCAGCGTGCCTCAGGCGAATTCATCATCCTGGGCTGGGTTTAAACAGGACGGTAAAGCATCCTTCTATGCAGCGAAATACCAGTCTCGCCAGACTGCCAGCGGCGAACGATTCAATCAGGCTGCCAGAACGGCCGCGCACAAAAATCTGCCATTCGGGTCACTTGTAAGAGTGAAGAATGTCGAAAATGGTGAAACAGTCATTGTCAGAATCAATGACCGCGGGCCTTTTGTCGAAGGGCGTATAATTGATCTGTCCCGCTCGGCCTTCGCTGATATAGCAGACACCCGCCTGGGTGTGATCGATGTGGAAATAGAGGTTCTTAACTGA
- the rnd gene encoding ribonuclease D, translating to MTDIQTGRQPAYLDSNEALAETCRELSGKSALGFDSEFIRTNTYYPKPGLFQLEDGEESFLVDPLAIDEWEGFKRLLINESTTVIMHSCSEDLGLLGSFLGVLPRTLFDTQRAAAFTGQGYSLSYQALVKNELDIDIPKGETRSDWLRRPLSETQLEYAALDVEYLVELQQLLEDKLRKRDMLEWFEQDCRDLLANVPDETNTAAWENAYQSIASAWQLDEPALRLLQKLAYWREQEARLRDKPKSWIIRDPELLTLASQLPGTGTIDEADIRRTDVFPARFVDREARQLTRFLNGDFAAREPAKPGLVSKPLGGSARKQLKTLQKLTRDKAEELDISPELLARKRLWVELLENQARGDIEFWPPGLNNWRRELLEPGVMAILSPGSSR from the coding sequence ATGACAGACATACAGACCGGCAGGCAGCCCGCCTATCTGGACAGCAACGAGGCACTGGCTGAAACCTGCCGGGAATTGTCCGGAAAATCGGCACTGGGATTTGATTCTGAGTTTATCCGCACCAATACCTATTACCCCAAACCGGGGCTGTTTCAATTGGAGGACGGGGAAGAGAGTTTTCTGGTTGACCCATTGGCCATCGATGAATGGGAAGGTTTCAAGCGTTTACTGATCAATGAATCTACTACTGTGATCATGCATTCCTGCAGTGAGGATCTTGGCCTGCTGGGCAGTTTCCTCGGGGTTCTACCGAGAACTCTGTTTGATACGCAACGTGCTGCGGCATTCACGGGGCAGGGTTACAGTCTCAGCTATCAGGCCCTGGTAAAAAACGAACTGGATATCGACATTCCCAAAGGTGAGACGCGGTCCGACTGGCTGCGACGGCCCTTGAGTGAGACCCAGCTGGAATATGCCGCCCTGGATGTGGAATACCTGGTTGAATTACAGCAGCTGCTGGAAGATAAACTCAGAAAGCGGGATATGCTGGAGTGGTTCGAACAGGACTGTCGTGATCTACTGGCCAATGTGCCCGATGAAACCAATACCGCGGCCTGGGAAAATGCCTATCAGTCTATAGCCTCTGCCTGGCAGCTGGATGAGCCAGCACTCAGACTGTTGCAGAAACTGGCTTACTGGCGTGAGCAGGAGGCCAGATTACGAGACAAGCCCAAGAGCTGGATAATCCGTGATCCTGAGTTACTGACCCTGGCAAGTCAGCTTCCCGGTACCGGTACCATTGACGAGGCCGATATCAGGCGTACGGACGTTTTCCCGGCACGTTTCGTGGACCGTGAGGCGCGTCAGTTGACCCGCTTCCTGAACGGGGATTTTGCCGCCCGCGAACCTGCGAAACCCGGTCTGGTCAGCAAACCGCTGGGCGGCAGCGCGAGAAAACAGCTGAAAACGCTGCAGAAACTGACTCGTGATAAAGCCGAGGAACTGGACATCAGCCCTGAACTGCTGGCACGCAAACGCCTGTGGGTGGAACTGCTGGAAAACCAGGCGCGTGGCGACATCGAATTCTGGCCACCCGGGCTGAACAATTGGCGACGTGAATTGCTGGAGCCGGGAGTTATGGCTATTCTTAGCCCGGGAAGTTCCCGATGA
- the dnaX gene encoding DNA polymerase III subunit gamma/tau, with the protein MTYQVLARKWRPGTFSDLVGQAHVLKPLTHALDNQRLHHAYLFTGTRGVGKTTLARILARCLNCDKGISSTPCGSCEACKEISEGRFIDLIEVDAASRTKVEDTRELLENVQYAPSRGRFKIYLIDEVHMLSTHSFNALLKTLEEPPPHVKFLLATTDPQKLPVTILSRCLQFNLKNLSPLQIEEYLEDILGRESIKFEEAALWQLANGAAGSMRDALTLLDQAISFCEGEVTAAGVSDMLGTPEQGVVWQLLDGLAAKDTAGLLEAVRQVAERAPDFQQLLDAMLAVLHRLAIAQVLPDAIDNSYGDREQVLETAGRISPEDIQLFYQFALKGRADLNLAQDSRAMFEMLLIRLLVFAPEGVPTVPKPGQGDTAAPEPSIGSGKQKKKSLKSVRNIKALPEPQSAGEEQPTPVKAVATKTRKAAHHVLDTPPAVAADGLTGTGAVEVPKPGTAEPPDSDPAERQKPDLAESPAPSEVSHPELPARPGLLDNQNWIALYQHLHPGGITGNIMAHCVIDRAAEESLHLCLDSRQSAVFSEEHRSRIEQLLAGYFQCTLELFIEIGAPACESPAAFNQRIKREQLEQLRNRFEQDNNVKKLVETFSGEILQETISPV; encoded by the coding sequence ATGACTTATCAGGTACTTGCCCGCAAATGGCGACCCGGCACCTTCAGTGACCTGGTGGGTCAGGCCCACGTTTTAAAACCTCTGACCCACGCCCTGGACAACCAGCGCCTGCACCATGCCTACCTGTTTACCGGAACCCGTGGTGTGGGTAAAACCACGTTGGCCCGGATCCTGGCCCGCTGTCTCAATTGTGATAAAGGCATCAGCTCAACGCCCTGTGGCAGCTGTGAGGCCTGCAAGGAAATCTCCGAAGGTCGGTTTATCGATCTGATCGAAGTGGATGCTGCGTCCCGGACCAAGGTGGAGGACACGCGGGAACTGCTGGAAAACGTACAGTATGCCCCGTCCAGGGGGCGCTTCAAGATCTACCTGATCGACGAAGTGCACATGCTGTCCACCCACAGCTTTAACGCGCTGCTGAAAACCCTCGAAGAACCGCCCCCCCATGTCAAATTCCTGCTGGCAACCACGGACCCGCAGAAGCTGCCGGTTACTATCCTGTCACGCTGCCTGCAGTTCAATCTGAAAAATCTCAGCCCCTTGCAGATCGAGGAATACCTGGAAGACATTCTGGGCCGTGAATCGATCAAATTCGAGGAGGCGGCCCTCTGGCAGCTTGCCAATGGGGCAGCCGGCAGTATGCGGGACGCCTTGACGCTGCTCGATCAGGCGATCTCCTTCTGCGAGGGCGAAGTGACCGCGGCCGGTGTCAGCGATATGCTGGGCACCCCGGAGCAGGGCGTGGTGTGGCAGTTACTGGATGGCCTGGCGGCAAAAGACACTGCCGGGCTGCTGGAAGCGGTTCGGCAGGTGGCGGAGCGGGCACCGGATTTCCAACAATTACTCGATGCCATGCTGGCAGTTCTGCACCGGCTGGCGATTGCACAGGTCTTGCCCGATGCCATCGACAACAGCTATGGAGACCGGGAGCAGGTGCTGGAAACTGCAGGCAGGATCAGCCCGGAAGATATCCAGTTGTTTTATCAGTTTGCCCTGAAAGGCCGTGCCGATCTCAATCTGGCACAGGATAGCCGTGCCATGTTTGAAATGCTGTTGATCCGATTGCTGGTGTTTGCACCGGAAGGCGTGCCGACCGTCCCAAAGCCGGGCCAGGGTGATACTGCGGCGCCGGAGCCATCCATCGGTAGCGGCAAGCAAAAAAAAAAGAGCCTGAAAAGCGTCCGCAACATTAAAGCACTTCCCGAGCCGCAGTCTGCGGGCGAGGAACAGCCTACCCCGGTAAAAGCTGTCGCGACAAAGACTCGAAAAGCAGCTCATCACGTGCTTGACACCCCGCCGGCGGTCGCGGCTGACGGGTTAACTGGAACCGGAGCGGTTGAAGTGCCAAAGCCCGGCACCGCTGAGCCCCCAGACTCCGACCCAGCTGAGCGGCAGAAGCCCGATCTAGCAGAGTCGCCAGCACCCAGCGAGGTCAGCCACCCGGAGTTACCGGCCAGGCCGGGGTTGCTGGACAATCAGAACTGGATAGCTCTCTACCAGCACCTGCATCCAGGCGGGATAACCGGTAACATCATGGCCCACTGTGTCATCGATCGGGCCGCAGAGGAATCCCTGCACCTGTGCCTGGACAGCAGGCAGAGCGCAGTGTTCAGTGAGGAGCATCGTTCCCGTATCGAACAGCTGCTCGCTGGTTACTTTCAGTGCACGCTGGAATTGTTCATCGAGATCGGGGCACCTGCCTGTGAATCCCCCGCGGCCTTCAATCAGCGGATCAAGCGGGAGCAGCTTGAACAGTTGCGCAATCGTTTCGAACAGGACAACAACGTTAAAAAACTGGTGGAAACATTTTCGGGTGAGATTCTGCAAGAGACAATTTCACCTGTCTGA
- a CDS encoding acetyl-CoA carboxylase biotin carboxylase subunit, whose amino-acid sequence MAEKTLKKVLIANRGEIALRIVRACNELGIRSVAIYTEPDRYGLCVKRADESYSLGEDPIAGYLDPRRIVNLALETGCDAIHPGYGFLSENAEFARLCEQKGITFVGPKASVIAGMGDKTQARDSMRAAGVPVTPGSDGNLADLHEAIDVAETIGYPVMLKATSGGGGRGIRRCDNADELRKQFPRVISEAEKAFGSAEVFLEKCIINPRHIEVQILADSHGNTIHLYERDCSIQRRNQKLIEIAPSPQLTPEQREHIGQLAVKAAQAVGYENAGTVEFLLSGDDFYFMEMNTRVQVEHTITEQITGVDIVREQFRIAAGLPLRYAQKDISIRGFAMQFRVNAEDPKNDFLPSFGRITHYYAPGGPGVRVDTAIYTGYEIPPYYDSMCLKLVVWALTWEEVIARGQRALDDMRLHGIRTTATYYKQILQHEDFKSGHFDTSFVVEHPELLNYSTKRHPAEVALALAAAAAAHAGW is encoded by the coding sequence ATGGCTGAAAAAACGCTGAAGAAAGTCCTCATCGCCAACCGCGGCGAGATAGCCCTGCGTATCGTCAGGGCCTGTAACGAACTGGGTATCCGCTCGGTGGCAATTTACACGGAACCGGATCGTTATGGTCTGTGTGTCAAGCGCGCCGATGAATCCTATTCCCTGGGTGAAGATCCCATCGCCGGTTATCTGGATCCACGGCGGATCGTCAATCTGGCGCTGGAAACCGGCTGCGACGCGATCCATCCCGGCTACGGATTTTTGTCCGAGAATGCCGAATTCGCACGTCTCTGTGAGCAGAAAGGCATCACCTTCGTAGGCCCCAAAGCCAGTGTCATAGCGGGAATGGGTGACAAAACCCAGGCCCGGGACAGCATGCGGGCTGCCGGCGTACCGGTGACACCCGGCTCGGACGGGAACCTGGCAGACCTCCACGAAGCCATTGATGTAGCGGAAACAATCGGCTACCCGGTCATGCTTAAGGCTACCTCCGGTGGCGGCGGACGAGGTATCAGACGCTGTGACAATGCCGATGAACTGCGCAAGCAGTTCCCCCGGGTAATATCGGAAGCGGAAAAAGCCTTTGGATCCGCCGAAGTGTTCCTGGAGAAATGCATCATCAATCCCCGCCATATCGAGGTACAGATACTGGCAGACAGCCACGGCAACACCATTCACCTCTACGAGCGCGACTGCTCTATTCAGCGCCGCAATCAGAAGCTTATTGAAATAGCCCCCAGCCCTCAGCTGACACCGGAGCAGCGGGAGCACATCGGCCAGTTGGCCGTTAAGGCCGCCCAGGCGGTTGGCTATGAAAACGCTGGGACCGTCGAATTTCTGCTGTCTGGAGACGATTTTTATTTCATGGAAATGAATACCCGGGTCCAGGTGGAGCACACTATCACTGAACAGATCACCGGGGTGGACATTGTCCGTGAACAGTTCCGCATCGCAGCCGGGCTGCCGCTGCGCTATGCGCAGAAAGACATATCCATTCGCGGCTTTGCCATGCAGTTCCGGGTTAATGCCGAAGATCCCAAAAACGACTTTTTACCCAGCTTCGGTCGCATCACCCACTACTACGCACCAGGTGGCCCCGGGGTTCGCGTGGACACCGCCATTTACACCGGTTACGAAATCCCTCCTTACTATGACTCCATGTGCCTGAAACTGGTGGTGTGGGCACTGACCTGGGAGGAAGTCATCGCGCGTGGCCAGCGAGCGCTGGATGACATGCGTCTGCACGGTATCCGCACTACCGCCACTTACTATAAACAGATTCTGCAGCACGAGGATTTTAAGTCCGGCCACTTCGATACCAGTTTCGTTGTCGAGCACCCGGAACTGTTGAATTACTCCACCAAGCGCCACCCGGCTGAAGTTGCCCTGGCCCTTGCCGCTGCTGCCGCCGCCCATGCCGGCTGGTGA
- the recR gene encoding recombination mediator RecR has protein sequence MLSSPLIEQLVEAFRCLPGVGPKSAQRMALYLLERNPEGGRRLSEALLEAIEKVGKCSRCRTLTELETCSICASPSRNRKVCCVVESPADVYALEQTGTYRGVYFVLMGHLSPIDGIGPEQLGIDEFLQLVGEYGTEEVILACNPTVEGEATAYYIAEQLRDRGLVVSRIAHGVPVGGELEYIDGGTLSHALSGRKPMDLT, from the coding sequence ATGCTCTCTAGCCCGTTAATCGAACAATTAGTCGAAGCGTTTCGCTGCCTGCCCGGGGTTGGTCCTAAATCAGCACAGCGCATGGCGTTGTACCTGCTGGAAAGAAACCCGGAAGGGGGGCGGAGGCTCAGCGAGGCGCTGCTCGAGGCCATTGAAAAAGTTGGCAAGTGCAGTCGCTGCCGAACCCTGACCGAGCTGGAAACCTGCAGTATCTGCGCCAGTCCGTCACGAAACAGGAAAGTATGCTGTGTGGTGGAATCGCCAGCGGACGTTTATGCTCTTGAACAGACCGGCACCTACCGCGGTGTGTATTTCGTTTTGATGGGACACTTGTCACCTATTGATGGTATCGGGCCGGAGCAGCTTGGTATTGATGAGTTTCTGCAACTGGTCGGCGAATACGGTACCGAAGAGGTCATCCTCGCCTGTAATCCTACTGTGGAAGGAGAGGCAACCGCCTATTACATTGCCGAGCAATTACGCGACAGAGGTCTGGTTGTCTCGCGTATTGCCCATGGCGTGCCGGTTGGTGGCGAGCTGGAGTACATAGATGGCGGGACTCTCAGTCACGCTTTAAGCGGTAGAAAACCAATGGACCTTACCTGA